One genomic window of Salmo salar chromosome ssa12, Ssal_v3.1, whole genome shotgun sequence includes the following:
- the dynlrb1 gene encoding dynein light chain roadblock-type 1, translating into MAEVEETLKRIQGQKGVQGIIIVNAEGIPIKTTLDNSSTVQYAGLIHQLVMKARSTVRDIDPQNDLTFLRVRSKKNEIMIAPDKDYFLIVIQNPSD; encoded by the exons ATG GCTGAGGTAGAGGAAACCCTCAAGAGAATTCAGGGTCAAAAAGGGGTGCAAGGAATCATCATTGTCAATGCTGAAG GCATCCCTATCAAGACCACCCTTGACAACTCCAGCACAGTGCAGTATGCTGGACTCATTCACCAGTTAGTGATGAAGGCACGTAGCACAGTTAGGGACATTGACCCCCAGAATGACCTCACCTTCCTCAGGGTCCGCTCCAAGAAGAATGAGATTATGATTGCTCCAG ATAAAGACTATTTCCTCATTGTCATTCAGAACCCTTCAGACTGA